The sequence below is a genomic window from Candidatus Dormiibacterota bacterium.
GGGCTACGGCACGATGATGGTCCTCGCCTACATCCCGCCGCTCTGGCGCCGGGTCATGGACCCCCGGGTGCTCGCCCACTACGGCGGCGACGTCACCCTCGCCAACCTCCACCCCCGGCTCCGCGACCGCTACCTCCGCCGCCACGGCGCCCCCACCCGGGGCGTGGCCTCCTGACATGATCGGGACCATGGCCCCGACCACGCGGCGACGCCCGACCTACGCCGAGGCGGCGCGGACGCTGCTCCGCGACACCCTTCTCGACGCCGCCGGCGACCTGATGCGCGAGCGGGGCTGGGCGGAGACCACGATGGCCGACGTGGCCGCGGCCGCCGGGGTCAGCCGGCAGACCCTGTACCACGAGTTCGGCTCGCGCAACGACTTCGCCCAGGCCTACGTGCTGCGGGAGACCGGCCGCTTCGTCGCCGCGGTCGAGGCGGCGGTGACCGCCCGGGCACCCGACCCGCGGGCCGCACTGACGGCGGCGTTCGAGGTCTTCCTCGGCGCCGCCGCCGGCCACCCCCTGATCCGCGCGATCGTCTCCGGCGACGGCAATGACGGGCTCCTCGCCCTGGTCACCACCCAGGGCGGACCGGTGCTCGGGCTGGCGACCAATCGGCTGGCGGCGCTCTTCACCGCCTCCTGGCCGCAGCTCGAGGCGGCCCGGGCGCGGCTGGTGGCCGACTGCGTGGTGCGGCTCGCGATCAGCCACGCCGCGCTCCCCGGCGGCCCGGCGGACGCCACCGCCGCCACCGTCGGCGAGGTGCTCGGCCCCTACCTCGAGCAGGTGGTCGGGAGCCAGCCCTAGCGGGGCCGCTTCTCCTCG
It includes:
- a CDS encoding TetR family transcriptional regulator, which encodes MAPTTRRRPTYAEAARTLLRDTLLDAAGDLMRERGWAETTMADVAAAAGVSRQTLYHEFGSRNDFAQAYVLRETGRFVAAVEAAVTARAPDPRAALTAAFEVFLGAAAGHPLIRAIVSGDGNDGLLALVTTQGGPVLGLATNRLAALFTASWPQLEAARARLVADCVVRLAISHAALPGGPADATAATVGEVLGPYLEQVVGSQP